From Xylanibacter oryzae DSM 17970, a single genomic window includes:
- a CDS encoding alpha-L-arabinofuranosidase C-terminal domain-containing protein, translating into MKKQIIFFVFEFLSVVSVNAQINIDIDPSQKGIEISKMLNGLFFEDINHAADGGLYAELIRNRSFEDNDTIAENWRSYDTAGASAKMELISNKMLNDKHKHALEVKFVASPKALSGISNGGYWGINAVQGRTYKLSFWAKGKLKGTLKVALMDQNGVVSYAEAVIDKKISKKWDKYTTTIISNGNDNNARLYILANGCGTVDFDVVSLFPPTFKNRENGCRPDLAQLLYNIHPKFMRFPGGCFVEGQDNSDNAFHWERTIGPIEERPGHINRNWGYRTTDGMGFHEFLQLAEDINAKPLYVVNIGLWHGGMTPIDSIKPWIDECMNALEYANGDVSTKYGKIRAENGHPAPFNIEYLEIGNENNQPDQSIKSQSDHYYERFKKFKEAVLAKYPKMHLIGNVAAWGTDDPKWDNAEAAELLDEHYYRNPAWFTNNFNKYDFYSRGGSKIYCGEYAVTQGFGRVGNLNAALGEAVYMMGMENNSDVVEMNSYAPIFVNENNVAWQPDMIRYNSSKVMCTPSYYVQKLMASNIGTRIVNIIKSNPYKNVEVLEPKPQSYQVGVGTWGTQSSFDNLKVESSQTQFSDACDNTSDFKSVNGEWKSDNGVLIQKSNKESCVEILDRQISGSKYTYTLRARKDAGNEGFLVLFNYQDPQNYCWFNLGGWGNTLNGLEQIVNGGKSQVATVPGNIEKGRWYDIKIEVDGDSAKCYIDKNNILNAKLRKNTSPGVFSNASIDDNTGEIFVKIVNTSSVNTTAKLNIKNYDIKEARVTRLTSTSGNDENTFDNPTKVYPVEETLSPSKDNVILDVPSYSLNIIRIEK; encoded by the coding sequence ATGAAGAAACAAATTATATTTTTTGTGTTCGAATTCTTATCTGTTGTATCCGTAAATGCGCAGATAAATATTGATATTGATCCTTCTCAAAAAGGCATCGAAATCAGTAAAATGCTTAATGGTCTTTTCTTTGAAGACATAAATCATGCAGCTGATGGAGGGCTTTATGCCGAACTAATTAGAAATCGTTCTTTTGAAGATAATGATACAATAGCTGAAAATTGGCGCTCATATGATACTGCTGGTGCAAGCGCTAAGATGGAACTGATAAGCAACAAAATGCTTAATGATAAGCACAAGCACGCATTAGAGGTAAAGTTCGTCGCATCTCCGAAGGCATTGTCGGGAATATCTAATGGGGGATACTGGGGGATAAATGCAGTACAAGGCCGTACATATAAACTTTCATTTTGGGCAAAAGGCAAACTTAAGGGAACTTTAAAAGTCGCTTTAATGGACCAGAATGGTGTTGTTTCTTATGCAGAGGCAGTCATTGATAAGAAAATTTCAAAAAAGTGGGATAAATATACAACTACAATAATATCTAACGGTAACGATAATAATGCGCGCCTTTATATATTAGCAAATGGTTGTGGAACTGTCGATTTTGATGTAGTATCATTATTTCCTCCTACATTTAAAAATAGAGAAAATGGTTGTCGACCTGATTTAGCCCAATTATTGTATAATATTCACCCAAAGTTTATGCGTTTCCCAGGAGGATGCTTCGTTGAGGGACAAGATAATTCTGATAATGCATTTCATTGGGAGAGGACTATTGGGCCTATAGAAGAAAGGCCTGGGCATATTAATCGCAATTGGGGATATCGCACGACAGATGGAATGGGATTTCATGAATTTCTTCAGTTGGCAGAAGATATCAATGCCAAGCCTCTTTATGTTGTGAATATTGGACTTTGGCATGGAGGAATGACCCCAATTGATTCAATTAAACCTTGGATAGATGAGTGTATGAATGCATTGGAATACGCTAACGGCGATGTTTCTACCAAATATGGTAAAATACGTGCTGAAAATGGACATCCGGCTCCATTTAATATCGAATACCTTGAAATTGGGAATGAAAATAACCAGCCTGATCAGAGTATCAAAAGTCAGAGCGATCATTACTACGAAAGATTCAAAAAGTTTAAGGAAGCCGTATTAGCAAAATACCCTAAAATGCATCTTATCGGTAATGTCGCTGCTTGGGGTACAGACGATCCTAAATGGGATAATGCAGAAGCTGCTGAACTTCTTGATGAGCACTATTATAGAAATCCTGCATGGTTTACCAATAATTTTAACAAATATGACTTTTATTCGCGTGGTGGTTCTAAAATTTATTGTGGGGAATACGCTGTCACTCAAGGCTTTGGAAGGGTAGGGAACCTTAATGCTGCTTTAGGAGAAGCTGTTTATATGATGGGAATGGAAAATAATTCAGACGTAGTTGAGATGAACAGTTACGCACCTATATTTGTTAATGAAAATAATGTTGCATGGCAACCTGATATGATAAGGTACAATTCAAGCAAAGTAATGTGCACACCATCATATTATGTGCAGAAATTAATGGCATCAAATATAGGAACAAGAATCGTAAATATCATTAAATCAAACCCTTACAAAAACGTAGAGGTTTTAGAGCCAAAGCCTCAATCATATCAAGTAGGTGTAGGTACATGGGGAACTCAATCATCATTTGATAATCTTAAAGTAGAATCAAGCCAGACTCAATTTAGTGATGCATGCGATAATACATCGGACTTTAAGTCAGTAAATGGTGAATGGAAATCAGATAATGGTGTTTTGATACAGAAATCTAATAAAGAATCTTGTGTTGAGATTCTAGACAGACAGATATCAGGAAGTAAATATACATACACATTAAGGGCAAGAAAAGATGCTGGTAATGAAGGATTTCTAGTTCTTTTTAATTATCAAGATCCTCAAAACTATTGTTGGTTTAATCTTGGTGGTTGGGGAAATACATTAAATGGACTAGAACAAATTGTGAATGGTGGTAAATCTCAAGTAGCTACAGTTCCAGGGAACATAGAAAAAGGGCGATGGTATGATATTAAGATTGAGGTTGATGGTGATAGCGCAAAATGTTACATTGATAAAAATAATATTTTAAATGCAAAATTACGTAAGAACACAAGTCCTGGTGTCTTTTCAAATGCTTCAATAGATGATAATACAGGAGAAATATTTGTAAAAATCGTAAATACAAGTTCTGTAAATACTACTGCAAAGTTGAATATCAAAAACTATGATATAAAGGAAGCAAGAGTAACAAGATTGACATCAACGAGTGGAAATGATGAAAACACATTTGATAATCCAACGAAAGTATATCCAGTTGAAGAAACCTTATCTCCATCAAAAGACAATGTCATACTTGATGTTCCTTCATATTCACTTAATATAATACGAATTGAAAAATAA
- a CDS encoding RNA-binding protein, producing the protein MGAAGNKKPKKAKAGKHEAKYAAEESMSNSAKGQKKKLH; encoded by the coding sequence ATGGGAGCAGCTGGAAACAAAAAGCCCAAAAAGGCTAAAGCAGGTAAACACGAGGCCAAGTACGCAGCAGAAGAATCTATGAGTAATTCTGCTAAAGGTCAAAAAAAGAAACTTCACTAA
- a CDS encoding sigma-70 family RNA polymerase sigma factor, with the protein MRQLKIQKSITNRSSEALDKYLVEIGRAPLISIDEEIDLAQQIKKGGRTGEKAKDKLVTANLRFVVSVAKQYQHQGLTLTDLIDEGNIGLIKAAQKFDETRGFKFISYAVWWIRQSILQAIAEQSRIVRLPLNQVGSLNKINHEINKFEQENQRRPSVSELSDATKLDEDKIGQSLMADGHHVSIDAPFQDGEDNCMLDVMAGGDDSRTDRQVDHESMAQELNSVLSKVLKDREITIIRECFGIGCHEKGLEEIGDQLGLTRERVRQIREKSITKLRDSGNAKILVKYLG; encoded by the coding sequence ATGAGACAATTAAAAATTCAGAAGAGTATTACGAACCGTTCGAGCGAGGCTTTGGACAAGTACCTAGTTGAAATTGGACGTGCTCCATTAATTTCTATTGATGAAGAAATTGATTTGGCGCAACAAATTAAAAAAGGCGGCCGCACTGGAGAAAAAGCCAAAGATAAGTTGGTTACTGCGAACTTACGTTTTGTTGTTTCTGTAGCAAAACAATATCAGCACCAGGGGTTGACATTGACAGACTTGATAGATGAAGGTAATATTGGACTAATTAAAGCTGCACAAAAATTCGACGAGACACGTGGTTTTAAATTCATCTCATATGCAGTTTGGTGGATAAGACAGAGTATTCTTCAAGCTATTGCAGAACAGAGTCGTATTGTTCGTCTTCCATTAAATCAGGTTGGTTCACTCAATAAAATTAATCATGAGATCAATAAATTCGAGCAAGAAAACCAGAGGCGTCCTTCTGTATCAGAATTGTCAGATGCAACAAAACTAGATGAAGATAAGATCGGACAGTCTCTAATGGCTGATGGTCATCATGTTTCTATTGATGCACCTTTTCAGGATGGTGAAGATAACTGTATGTTAGATGTTATGGCAGGAGGTGATGATAGCCGTACAGACCGCCAAGTAGACCACGAGTCAATGGCTCAAGAACTTAATTCTGTTCTTTCAAAAGTATTAAAAGATCGTGAGATTACAATAATAAGAGAATGTTTTGGCATTGGTTGTCACGAAAAAGGGCTTGAAGAAATAGGCGACCAATTAGGTCTTACGCGTGAGCGTGTACGCCAAATAAGAGAAAAAAGTATCACAAAGCTACGTGACAGTGGTAATGCAAAAATTCTAGTCAAGTATTTAGGGTAG
- a CDS encoding DUF5686 family protein: MKENWHHKTLYAMLGMIFLMPSITFSHERPDTAFIRRMFSYSKTISKNTNGLKTNIYLKYRIHTDKRNFTLFCVPTMYEIAKGNREYFGETYSTISFNKINDYKELEYISTGTIPHNRKTFPTLLGYLTPSIYENTLFKNQILSPFEKSNHKYYKYNVTFLLNGKVKISYKPRVYSTQLVHGWALADYSTGRIITAEIDGEYDMVAFAVNLEMGKEGIMSLLPKKCDLHVQFKFLGNKIQSWLKCSLCDPILLPSNILDSHSRKTMTLLRPEPLTEHENNIYSNFDSINAVKDSTQRNKKSYTKKTSEIWNTLGENLVNRLGTDFGDNEKGSFQTSPIFNPLYMSYSQRKGLTYRFDVNINYDFNSNSNIALNIKTGLLLKLRQFFVDFPLKLGYNNRKHAFTQFTVGTGNRITNSSILDEIKQGKPDSINFDKMNLDYFKDFYMKLENNYDISDYLTINAGIVFHRRSAVDKSGFEKNNRPSVYKAFAPALRLVYRPFKWNGPVITADYEKCLDKLMGSDMSYERWEFNASMKKNFKRMCVLSVRFGGGFYTAKSDKTYFLDYTNFRENNLIGGWNDDWTGDFQLLNSNWYNASSYYVRNNITYERPLLIATWIPIIGHYIENERIYMNTLFVNHLNPYIEYGYGFTNSFFSLGAFVGTINGKYDGFGCRFTFELFSKW; the protein is encoded by the coding sequence ATGAAAGAAAACTGGCATCATAAAACATTATATGCGATGCTGGGTATGATTTTTCTCATGCCCAGCATCACTTTTTCTCATGAACGTCCTGACACTGCGTTCATTAGACGTATGTTCAGTTATTCAAAAACAATAAGCAAAAATACAAATGGACTTAAGACAAATATATACCTAAAATATCGTATTCATACCGATAAAAGAAATTTCACATTGTTTTGTGTACCAACAATGTATGAGATTGCAAAAGGTAACCGTGAATATTTTGGTGAAACATACAGTACAATATCATTTAATAAAATAAATGATTATAAAGAACTTGAATATATAAGTACGGGGACTATTCCACATAATAGGAAAACCTTCCCTACTCTTCTAGGATATCTAACACCAAGTATATATGAAAATACATTATTCAAAAATCAAATATTATCTCCATTTGAAAAATCAAATCACAAATATTACAAATATAATGTGACATTTTTATTAAATGGAAAAGTAAAGATAAGTTATAAACCGCGTGTATATAGCACACAATTAGTTCATGGTTGGGCTTTAGCAGATTATTCAACAGGAAGAATCATAACTGCAGAGATAGATGGAGAATATGACATGGTTGCTTTTGCTGTTAATTTAGAGATGGGAAAAGAAGGGATAATGTCTTTACTACCTAAAAAATGTGATCTCCATGTGCAGTTTAAATTTCTTGGAAATAAAATACAGTCTTGGTTAAAATGTTCATTATGTGATCCGATATTACTACCTAGTAACATTTTGGATTCACATAGTCGTAAAACGATGACACTGTTACGTCCGGAACCTCTTACAGAGCATGAAAACAATATATATAGTAATTTTGACTCTATCAATGCTGTAAAAGATAGCACTCAAAGGAATAAAAAGAGTTATACAAAAAAAACTTCTGAAATATGGAATACATTAGGAGAAAACCTTGTAAACAGACTTGGAACTGATTTTGGTGATAATGAAAAAGGCTCTTTTCAAACATCACCGATATTCAACCCTTTATATATGAGTTATTCACAAAGGAAAGGCTTAACATATAGATTTGATGTAAATATAAATTATGATTTCAACAGTAATAGTAATATAGCCTTAAACATAAAAACAGGTTTACTATTAAAACTACGCCAATTCTTCGTTGATTTTCCGCTTAAACTAGGGTACAATAATCGGAAACATGCTTTTACTCAATTTACAGTAGGTACAGGTAATAGAATCACAAATTCCAGTATACTTGATGAAATAAAGCAAGGCAAACCTGACTCTATTAATTTTGACAAGATGAATCTTGATTATTTCAAGGACTTCTATATGAAATTGGAAAACAACTATGACATATCTGATTATTTAACTATTAATGCCGGAATAGTTTTCCACCGCAGGTCAGCTGTAGACAAGTCCGGATTTGAAAAAAATAATCGTCCATCTGTATATAAAGCTTTCGCCCCAGCTTTAAGATTAGTATATCGCCCTTTTAAGTGGAATGGACCTGTCATTACAGCAGACTACGAAAAATGTTTAGATAAACTAATGGGGTCAGACATGAGTTATGAAAGGTGGGAATTTAATGCATCAATGAAGAAAAATTTTAAAAGGATGTGTGTATTGTCAGTAAGGTTTGGTGGTGGCTTTTATACAGCAAAGAGTGATAAAACATACTTTTTAGACTATACTAATTTCAGAGAGAATAATTTAATCGGCGGATGGAATGATGACTGGACAGGCGATTTCCAGTTATTAAATAGTAATTGGTACAATGCGTCAAGTTATTATGTACGAAATAACATAACCTATGAGCGTCCACTGCTTATTGCGACATGGATTCCAATAATAGGCCATTATATAGAAAACGAACGTATATACATGAATACACTATTTGTTAATCATCTTAATCCATATATAGAATATGGATATGGTTTTACTAACAGTTTCTTTTCATTAGGAGCTTTTGTTGGAACCATAAATGGAAAATACGATGGATTCGGATGTCGTTTTACATTTGAATTGTTTAGTAAATGGTAA
- a CDS encoding UvrD-helicase domain-containing protein, translating to MQKPLTVYKASAGSGKTFTLATEYIKLLIENPQSYSKILAVTFTNKATEEMKMRILSHLYGIWKDLPDSKVYKSVVMKSLDNVSEKYVSDQAGKALSLLLHNFNYFRVETIDSFFQCVLRNLARELDLTPNLRIGLNDYQVEEQAVDSILENLDNSSEMLQWLFSYIMENISDDKTWNVIWQIKKFGKTIFRDYYKDESKNLNIRLSDKNFLDNYIRQIREIRDKAKDTMTMYAESFFDALDNEGLKVENLKGGSRGISSYFNKLKSDDFSDDKCINVTMAAHLENPANWIKKSTKDGRNILNIVESTLYPVLKCAENVRSEQWKLYKSASATLRHISQLRLLNVIEKKVREINDEAGRFLLSDTQQLLHELIDDSDSPFIFEKIGAKLEHIMIDEFQDTSIVQWQNFKILLYECMSHDNKNLIVGDVKQSIYRWRSGDWRLLNNIDKQFNGKQLDVLSLSTNYRSQRNIIQFNNYFFGSATAIQCRELSEKGNTKEAEQLERAYSDVIQSIPDNKAIAGLVRITMLSTDNYEDKMLCETLDTIKYLISKDIDASKIAVLLRKNGNIVKTANYLSEHLEGVKIVSDEAFRLDASISVLILVQSLQLLAHPEDRLAKSFLVKAFQKQILCNELSDNEIFVSDKAMGELLPESFILNFEKLKTISLYDLVEQLYKIFSLDKLPGQSAYICTFFDQISSFVSESSTDIDDFLEEWNNSICSKTIQSDELDGIRLITIHKSKGLEYDNVIVPFCDWNLDSRDTIWCEPNIEPFSQLPIVPIDCSAKNMVGTIYEKDYINESLQNTVDNLNLLYVAFTRAKNNLFVIGKKDTYANNRSQLIQATLESLINSMPGCTIKNNYNGDNLLFEYGSICIKEMIVGNTSKNVFLQETKPESIEIKSFDNPVGFRQSNKSIEFIENEEDDEEFSQNNYIQIGNILHHLFSTIRNINDIDPVLHQFQSEGLLYDESITKDKLSKMIGLRLKDKRVEDWFSPHWTVFNECSIISVDKETNEIIEKRPDRVITDGKQIIVIDFKFGKQNYKYQYQVKEYMNLLVGMGYKSIKGYIWYVYSNQINEIEL from the coding sequence ATGCAAAAACCACTAACTGTATACAAAGCAAGTGCTGGAAGCGGAAAGACTTTCACTCTTGCAACAGAATATATTAAACTTTTGATTGAGAACCCACAGAGTTATAGTAAAATACTTGCTGTTACGTTTACAAACAAAGCAACAGAAGAGATGAAAATGCGTATACTTAGTCATTTATATGGCATATGGAAAGATTTGCCAGACTCTAAAGTATACAAGTCTGTAGTAATGAAGTCTTTGGATAATGTATCAGAAAAATATGTGTCGGATCAGGCTGGGAAAGCGCTATCTCTCCTACTCCATAATTTCAATTATTTCCGTGTTGAAACTATTGATTCCTTTTTTCAGTGCGTACTTCGCAACCTTGCAAGAGAATTGGATTTAACGCCAAATTTACGCATTGGACTCAATGATTATCAAGTAGAAGAACAAGCTGTTGATTCTATTCTTGAAAATTTAGATAATAGTAGCGAAATGCTACAATGGTTATTTTCTTATATAATGGAAAATATATCTGATGATAAGACATGGAATGTTATTTGGCAAATAAAAAAATTCGGAAAGACTATATTTAGAGATTATTATAAAGATGAAAGTAAGAATCTAAACATAAGACTCTCTGATAAAAATTTTCTAGACAACTATATTCGTCAGATAAGAGAAATAAGAGATAAAGCTAAAGACACTATGACAATGTATGCAGAGTCATTCTTTGATGCTTTAGATAATGAGGGACTTAAAGTGGAAAATCTTAAGGGAGGTTCTCGTGGCATTTCGAGTTACTTCAATAAACTAAAAAGTGACGATTTTAGCGACGATAAATGTATTAATGTAACGATGGCTGCTCATTTGGAGAATCCTGCTAATTGGATTAAAAAGAGCACTAAGGATGGCCGTAATATTCTCAACATTGTGGAATCTACTCTATATCCTGTATTGAAATGTGCAGAAAATGTTCGTTCTGAACAATGGAAGCTTTACAAGTCAGCTTCGGCCACATTACGACACATAAGTCAACTTAGGCTTTTGAATGTTATAGAAAAGAAGGTTAGAGAAATAAACGATGAAGCCGGTCGATTTTTGTTAAGTGACACCCAACAGTTATTACATGAACTAATTGATGATAGTGATTCTCCTTTTATATTTGAGAAAATAGGTGCAAAGCTTGAACATATAATGATTGATGAATTTCAGGATACGAGCATTGTGCAGTGGCAAAACTTTAAAATATTATTATATGAATGTATGAGTCATGACAATAAGAACCTTATCGTAGGCGATGTAAAACAAAGTATATATCGATGGCGTTCTGGTGATTGGCGATTACTAAATAATATAGATAAACAGTTTAACGGTAAACAGTTGGACGTACTAAGTCTATCTACAAATTATCGTTCTCAACGCAATATAATACAATTTAACAACTATTTCTTTGGGTCTGCAACGGCTATACAATGTCGTGAATTATCTGAAAAAGGAAATACAAAGGAAGCTGAGCAACTAGAACGGGCTTATTCTGATGTAATTCAATCTATACCTGATAATAAGGCGATTGCAGGACTTGTTAGGATAACTATGTTGTCTACAGATAATTATGAAGATAAAATGCTTTGTGAGACACTTGATACAATCAAATATTTAATAAGCAAAGATATTGATGCTTCAAAGATAGCTGTTCTTTTAAGGAAAAATGGGAATATTGTAAAGACTGCAAATTACTTATCTGAACATTTAGAAGGAGTTAAGATTGTTTCTGATGAAGCTTTTCGCCTAGATGCTTCTATTTCTGTATTGATTCTTGTTCAATCATTGCAGTTACTTGCACATCCAGAAGATCGCTTAGCAAAGTCATTTTTAGTTAAAGCTTTCCAAAAACAGATATTGTGTAATGAGCTATCTGACAATGAGATATTTGTATCTGATAAAGCGATGGGTGAATTATTGCCGGAGTCTTTTATACTTAATTTTGAAAAACTCAAAACCATTTCGTTATACGACCTTGTAGAGCAATTATATAAAATATTCTCTTTAGACAAATTGCCTGGACAGAGCGCATATATCTGTACCTTTTTCGACCAAATAAGTTCTTTTGTATCTGAAAGTAGTACAGATATTGATGATTTTCTAGAAGAATGGAATAATTCCATCTGTTCAAAAACAATACAAAGTGATGAATTGGACGGTATACGTTTAATTACAATACACAAAAGCAAAGGACTTGAGTATGATAATGTAATAGTGCCTTTTTGCGACTGGAACCTTGATAGCAGAGATACAATATGGTGTGAACCAAATATAGAACCATTCTCACAACTCCCTATTGTCCCCATTGATTGTAGTGCAAAAAACATGGTGGGTACTATATATGAAAAAGATTATATTAACGAAAGCCTTCAAAACACTGTAGACAATCTAAATTTATTATATGTAGCTTTCACAAGAGCTAAAAACAATCTTTTCGTAATTGGTAAAAAAGATACATATGCTAATAATCGTTCTCAACTTATTCAAGCCACTTTAGAAAGTCTAATTAATAGTATGCCTGGTTGTACCATTAAAAATAATTATAATGGTGATAATCTATTGTTTGAATACGGTTCTATATGTATAAAAGAAATGATAGTTGGCAATACTTCAAAAAATGTTTTTTTGCAAGAAACCAAACCAGAAAGTATAGAAATTAAGTCATTTGATAATCCTGTCGGATTCAGACAAAGTAATAAAAGTATTGAATTTATCGAAAATGAAGAAGATGATGAAGAATTTTCACAAAACAATTATATTCAGATAGGTAATATTCTACACCATTTATTTTCAACAATACGAAATATTAATGATATAGATCCAGTGCTTCATCAATTTCAATCAGAAGGTTTGCTTTACGATGAGAGTATTACAAAAGACAAATTATCTAAAATGATAGGTCTTAGACTTAAAGATAAACGTGTAGAAGATTGGTTCTCGCCACACTGGACTGTTTTTAATGAATGTTCTATAATAAGTGTGGATAAAGAAACCAACGAAATAATTGAAAAACGTCCAGATAGAGTAATAACAGATGGTAAACAGATTATTGTGATTGATTTCAAGTTCGGTAAACAGAATTATAAATACCAATATCAAGTAAAAGAATATATGAATCTTCTTGTTGGCATGGGATACAAAAGTATCAAAGGATATATTTGGTACGTATATAGTAATCAAATAAACGAAATAGAGTTATGA